One region of Ascaphus truei isolate aAscTru1 chromosome 13, aAscTru1.hap1, whole genome shotgun sequence genomic DNA includes:
- the LOC142464581 gene encoding LOW QUALITY PROTEIN: olfactory receptor 10A3-like (The sequence of the model RefSeq protein was modified relative to this genomic sequence to represent the inferred CDS: substituted 1 base at 1 genomic stop codon): protein MVAGICASGILLSLGNTSFIFSLPYCGPNEIDHFFCDPPPIVSLACTDTSIVETDLFTYTVMVIIVSFIIDLISYSRILSAILHFRSSARRHTAFSTCASHLTSVCLFFGTGTFMYLRPKSSHSLQSDKMITLLXSIITPLLNPMIYSLRNQEVKSSLGKLMAKRMLNDRT from the coding sequence ATGGTGGCTGGGATATGTGCCAGTGGAATTCTGCTGTCCTTGGGGAACACCAGCTTTATCTTCAGCCTACCCTACTGTGGACCTAATGAAATTGACCACTTTTTTTGTGACCCTCCTCCTATTGTGTCTCTGGCATGCACAGACACATCCATTGTAGAGACAGACCTTTTCACCTACACAGTCATGGTTATCATTGTGTCCTTCATCATCGACCTGATTTCTTACTCCCGTATTCTCTCTGCCATCTTGCACTTCCGGTCCTCTGCCAGGCGCCATACGGCCTTCTCCACCTGTGCCTCCCACCTTACCTCCGTATGCCTCTTCTTTGGGACCGGGACTTTCATGTACCTAAGACCCAAATCCAGCCACTCCCTACAAAGCGACAAGATGATCACGCTGTTGTAAAGTATTATCACTCCCTTACTTAACCCCATGATATACAGTCTTAGGAATCAAGAGGTCAAAAGCTCTCTCGGGAAACTGATGGCTAAAAGGATGTTGAATGATAGGACTTAA
- the LOC142465055 gene encoding heterogeneous nuclear ribonucleoprotein C, which yields MASPGRNAMASNVTNKTDPRSMNSRVFIGNLNTLVVKKNDVEAIFSKYGKIVGCSVHKGFAFVQYANERTARTAVAGEDGRMIAGQVLDINLAAEPKANRTKTPGPAGAGVKRSAADMYGSSFDLDYDFQRDYYDSYSATRVPPPPPIARAVVPSKRQRVSGNTSRRGKSGFNSKSGQRGGSSKSGRLRGDDLQTIKKELSQIKQRVDSLLDSLERIEKEQVKQDTKVDEEQQSSGSVKKEESVKMIPEEAGDSAEEGDLLDDDEQGEDTLEEIKDGGKETEEGEDEGDSANEDS from the exons ATGGCTTCTCCGGGGCGTAACGCGATGGCGAGCAACGTCACTAACAAGACTGACCCTCGCTCAATGAACTCCCGCGTGTTCATCGGGAACCTGAACACACTGGTGGTGAAGAAGAACGACGTGGAGGCTATCTTCTCCAAATACGGCAAGATCGTGGGCTGCTCTGTTCACAAGGGCTTTGCCTTTGTGCAGTACGCAAACGAGCGCACCGCCCGCACCGCAGTGGCAGGGGAGGATGGTCGCATGATTGCCGGGCAGGTCCTGG ATATCAACCTAGCTGCTGAGCCCAAGGCGAACCGGACAAAGACACCAGGACCAGCAGGGGCAGGGGTCAAAAGATCAGCTGCTGATATGTACGG ATCATCTTTTGATTTGGACTACGACTTCCAGCGAGACTATTACGACAG CTATTCTGCAACTCGTGTGCCACCTCCCCCTCCTATTGCCAGGGCTGTGGTGCCCTCCAAGCGCCAACGAGTTTCCGGGAATACGTCTCGGCGAGGAAAGAGCGGCTTCAATTCGAAGAGTGGCCAGCGCGGCGGGTCTTCAAAGTCTGGCAGAC TGAGGGGAGATGATCTTCAGACCATTAAGAAGGAGCTCAGTCAGATTAAGCAGAGAGTAGACTCGCTTCTAGACAGTTTAGAGCGGATTGAGAAGGAACAGGTCAAACAAG ATACCAAAGTGGATGAGGAGCAACAGAGCAGTGGCTCAGTGAAGAAAGAGGAGAGCGTGAAGATGATACCAGAGGAAGCGGGAGATTCTGCGGAGGAGGGAGACCTACTTGATGACGATGAGCAGGGAGAAGATACG CTGGAGGAAATTAAAGATGGTGGTAAAGAAACAGAGGAGGGTGAAGATGAAGGGGACAGCGCAAATGAAGACTCTTAA